The Dermochelys coriacea isolate rDerCor1 chromosome 7, rDerCor1.pri.v4, whole genome shotgun sequence genome window below encodes:
- the SF1 gene encoding splicing factor 1 isoform X7: MVALNPDFKPPADYKPPATRVSDKVMIPQDEYPEINFVGLLIGPRGNTLKNIEKECNAKIMIRGKGSVKEGKVGRKDGQMLPGEDEPLHALVTANTMENVKKAVEQIRNILKQGIETPEDQNDLRKMQLRELARLNGTLREDDNRILRPWQSAETRSITNTTVCTKCGGAGHIASDCKFSRPGDPQSAQDKARMDKEYLSLMAELGEAPVPASVGSSSGPTNTPLSSGPRPSGPGNNPPPPNRPPWMNSGPSDNRPYHGMHGGPGGPGGPHNFHHPMPNMGGHGGHPMQHNPNGPPPWMQPHHPPMNQGPHPPGHPGPHHMDQYLGNTPVGSGVYRLHQGKGMMPPPMGMMAPPPPPPSGQPPPPPSGPLPPWQQQQQPPPPPPSSSMASSTPLPWQQNTTTTTTTSAGTGSIPPWQQQGAAVAASTGAPQMQGNPSMVPLPPGVQPPLPPGAPPPPPPPPPGSAGMMYAPPPPPMDPSNFVTMMGMGVPALPPFGMPPAPPPPPPQN, translated from the exons ATGGTGGCCCTCAACCCGGACTTCAAGCCACCAGCTGATTACAA ACCTCCAGCGACCCGAGTGAGTGATAAGGTGATGATCCCACAGGATGAATATCCTGAGATTAATTTTGTGGGGCTTCTGATTGGACCCAG AGGTAATACGCTGAAGAATATTGAGAAGGAATGCAATGCCAAGATCATGATCCGGGGCAAAGGGTCGGTGAAGGAAGGGAAGGTGGGCCGAAAAGATGGCCAGATGCTACCTGGAGAAGATGAGCCTCTTCACGCTCTGGTCACTGCCAACACCATGGAGAATGTGAAGAAGGCTGTGGAACAG ATCCGGAATATTCTGAAGCAAGGCATTGAAACACCAGAGGACCAGAACGACTTGCGGAAGATGCAGCTGCGTGAGCTGGCCCGGCTTAATGGGACTCTGCGGGAAGATGATAACAG AATCCTGCGGCCTTGGCAAAGCGCGGAGACCCGCAGCATCACCAACACCACTGTGTGTACCAAATGCGGAGGAGCTGGACACATTGCCTCTGACTGCAAGTTCTCTAG ACCTGGTGATCCTCAGTCTGCTCAGGACAAAGCCCGCATGGACAAAGAATACCTGTCCCTGATGGCAGAGTTGGGAGAAGCGCCAGTCCCGGCATCTGTGGGATCTTCCTCTGGCCCCACCAATACACCTCTGTCAAGCGGGCCCAGACCCTCGGGACCAGGAAACAACCCGCCTCCTCCT AACCGTCCTCCATGGATGAACTCTGGCCCCTCTGATAACCGACCCTACCATGGCATGCATGGAGGACCTGGGGGTCCAGGTGGGCCTCACAATTTCCACCACCCCATGCCCAACATGGGTGGGCATGGTGGCCATCCAATGCAGCACAATCCCAATGGCCCACCACCCTGGATGCAGCCACATCATCCACCCATGAACCAGGGGCCGCATCCTCCAGGTCACCCGGGCCCCCACCACATGG ATCAGTACCTGGGAAATACGCCTGTGGGCTCTGGGGTCTATCGCCTACATCAAGGAAAAG GTATGATGCCGCCGCCGATGGGTATGAtggccccgccgccccctccgCCCAGTGGTCAgcctcccccgcctccctctgGTCCTCTCCCcccatggcagcagcagcagcagcctccgcCGCCACCTCCCAGCAGCAGTATGGCGTCCAGTACTCCCTTGCCATGGCAGCAAA ATACgacgaccaccaccaccacgagcGCTGGCACCGGGTCCATCCCGCcatggcagcagcagggggctgcggtGGCGGCTTCTACGGGGGCCCCGCAGATGCAAGGCAACCCCTCCATGGTCCCTTTGCCTCCAGGGGTCCAGCCTCCGCTGCCGCCCGGGGCCCCACCacctccgccgccgccgccgcctggcTCCGCGGGCATGATGtacgcccctcccccgccccccatggacCCTTCTAATTTCGTCACCatgatggggatgggggtgccAGCCTTGCCACCATTCGGCATGCCCCCCGCGCCTCCGCCACCCCCGCCACAGAACtga